Proteins encoded together in one Neobacillus sp. FSL H8-0543 window:
- a CDS encoding DUF6501 family protein yields MIHLEWRERETIKKIKCIHTDAKKYIVNNALTAGKVYDVKNETEEFYYIIDNTSKVGGFYKEYFQDEH; encoded by the coding sequence ATGATTCATTTAGAATGGCGTGAGCGTGAAACAATCAAAAAAATAAAATGTATTCATACCGATGCAAAAAAATATATTGTAAATAACGCATTAACCGCAGGAAAGGTCTATGATGTAAAAAATGAAACAGAGGAGTTTTATTACATTATCGATAATACCAGTAAAGTTGGCGGTTTTTATAAAGAATATTTTCAGGATGAACATTAA